In Thermospira aquatica, the following proteins share a genomic window:
- a CDS encoding M30 family zinc metallopeptidase: protein MKNILRGVFFGVLVMIFSGCFLVEEEPDRPETKELTYTVPSGYNLYLVVHNLTTSSRNWVVYGENFTSVGTLKSIVGDGIGGEKFSSSSSYPVYGLPMQYYQNLPPANWRKTGTKTFGNILFTYGDTNSALDYGRNPSNWVIGTTELSFKVVNIEANTYTNITAKLWAIGTNMTTGASPINVLGGVAYIFVDVNATVSPDKITNFAVNFNGTNGIYAKLTNILGGYEDGGGPHGDGGVDTNKNIYILFTDIKDGYSGSGGFVAGYYDPGNDFPKSLNPNSSEKQMFVIDTDPTLNLHVSLALSTLIHEAQHMINWGQKYFVGGVEEETWLNEACSMAAEDVLDEFVPDEAYRVYANGSRMSYFLSQPERGLFYWGDYDVLYDYGKSYAYLAFLMRQTSPLILKEIVSEVGRDKVGKAAVEAALSKLNAGKTFDETVRLWQKSLIYNERNLSSLWKGYKTNAILSGYELKALDLSSYGNNKSTTGPVFYYFRSSRTVFTWKPYATYIFKGRPASGNEVKITITDDPNMTYEVIITNI, encoded by the coding sequence ATGAAAAACATACTTCGTGGTGTATTTTTTGGGGTCCTTGTTATGATTTTTTCAGGATGTTTTTTGGTAGAAGAAGAACCGGATAGACCAGAGACAAAAGAGCTTACCTATACCGTGCCGTCGGGGTATAATCTCTACCTTGTGGTTCATAACCTCACCACCAGCAGCCGAAACTGGGTTGTTTATGGGGAGAATTTTACCTCTGTGGGGACGCTCAAATCCATCGTTGGGGATGGGATAGGAGGAGAAAAGTTTTCCTCATCGTCTTCTTATCCTGTTTATGGGCTTCCTATGCAGTACTACCAGAATCTCCCTCCCGCCAACTGGCGAAAAACTGGGACAAAGACATTCGGAAATATCCTTTTTACGTATGGGGATACCAATTCGGCACTGGATTATGGTCGAAATCCTTCCAATTGGGTTATTGGGACTACAGAGCTTTCTTTCAAGGTAGTCAATATAGAAGCCAATACCTATACCAATATTACAGCAAAGCTTTGGGCTATTGGAACAAACATGACAACAGGAGCAAGTCCTATCAATGTTTTGGGGGGAGTAGCGTATATTTTTGTGGATGTCAACGCAACGGTGAGTCCGGATAAGATTACGAATTTTGCTGTGAATTTTAACGGGACAAATGGGATCTATGCCAAACTCACCAATATCCTGGGAGGATATGAAGATGGCGGTGGACCTCATGGTGACGGGGGAGTAGATACCAACAAAAACATTTACATCCTTTTCACGGATATTAAGGATGGTTACAGCGGATCAGGGGGCTTCGTGGCAGGATACTACGATCCAGGGAATGATTTCCCGAAGTCCCTCAATCCCAACTCCTCGGAAAAACAGATGTTTGTGATTGATACCGATCCCACGCTCAATCTCCACGTCTCTCTTGCTCTGAGTACGCTTATTCACGAGGCACAGCATATGATCAATTGGGGGCAAAAGTACTTTGTCGGTGGGGTGGAGGAAGAGACATGGCTTAACGAGGCATGTTCTATGGCAGCGGAGGATGTCCTCGATGAATTTGTCCCGGATGAAGCATATAGAGTGTATGCCAATGGGAGCCGTATGAGTTATTTTCTCTCTCAACCTGAACGAGGGCTTTTTTACTGGGGGGATTATGATGTGCTTTACGACTACGGCAAATCGTATGCCTATCTTGCGTTTCTCATGCGGCAGACTTCTCCTCTTATTTTAAAAGAGATTGTTTCTGAAGTGGGCAGGGACAAAGTGGGAAAAGCAGCTGTGGAGGCAGCCCTTTCAAAGCTGAATGCGGGGAAAACTTTTGATGAAACGGTAAGACTCTGGCAGAAGAGTCTTATCTATAATGAGAGGAACCTTTCTTCTTTGTGGAAAGGTTACAAAACCAACGCGATTCTTTCTGGCTATGAACTCAAAGCTCTCGATCTGAGTAGCTATGGTAACAATAAATCCACGACGGGTCCAGTGTTTTACTATTTTCGTTCTTCGAGGACTGTTTTCACGTGGAAGCCGTATGCTACTTACATTTTCAAAGGGCGCCCAGCAAGTGGGAATGAGGTGAAGATTACTATCACCGATGATCCAAACATGACCTACGAGGTCATTATCACGAATATCTAA